A part of Roseitalea porphyridii genomic DNA contains:
- a CDS encoding LysR family transcriptional regulator, producing MAELNYHHLRYFQAVAHEGNLTRAAERLNVSQSAVSLQIRNLEENLGQALFERRGRALHLTEAGRIALDHADAIFASGRELVATLRQSGRQRKAIRVGALATLSRNFQLTFLRPVLGRPDVEVILRSGSAAELYNALTALHLDVVLTNQPPPADALTGFVVRRLDEEPVSLIGAPRLCRDDLTVRDHLSGSPLILPTLGTGVRMDFDALVERLDVRPQIAAEVDDMAMMRLLAREGVGLAVLPPVVVRDELAAGTLLETAALPNLTEAFYGVTIKRRFSNPLLADLLP from the coding sequence ATGGCGGAACTCAACTATCATCATCTGCGCTATTTCCAGGCGGTCGCCCATGAGGGCAACCTGACCCGCGCGGCCGAACGCCTGAACGTGTCGCAGTCGGCGGTCTCGCTGCAGATCAGGAATCTGGAAGAGAACCTGGGCCAGGCGCTCTTCGAGCGGCGCGGTCGCGCGTTGCACCTGACCGAGGCGGGCCGTATCGCGCTCGATCATGCCGACGCGATCTTCGCCTCGGGGCGGGAACTGGTCGCCACGCTGCGGCAGAGCGGCCGGCAACGGAAGGCGATCCGCGTCGGGGCGCTCGCCACCCTGTCGCGGAACTTCCAACTGACGTTCCTGCGGCCCGTGCTCGGCCGGCCCGATGTCGAGGTGATCCTGCGGTCGGGCAGCGCCGCCGAACTCTACAACGCGCTGACGGCCCTGCATCTGGATGTCGTGCTCACCAACCAGCCGCCGCCGGCCGACGCGCTGACGGGGTTCGTCGTGCGCCGCCTCGACGAGGAACCGGTGAGCCTGATCGGCGCGCCCCGGCTTTGCCGCGACGATCTGACAGTGCGCGACCATCTGAGCGGTTCGCCGCTGATCCTGCCCACGCTCGGCACCGGCGTGCGCATGGATTTCGACGCGCTCGTCGAACGGCTCGACGTGCGCCCGCAGATCGCCGCCGAGGTCGACGACATGGCGATGATGCGCCTGCTGGCGCGCGAGGGTGTGGGCCTCGCCGTGCTACCGCCGGTCGTGGTCCGGGACGAACTGGCCGCCGGCACGCTGCTCGAGACGGCCGCGCTGCCCAACCTGACAGAGGCCTTCTACGGCGTCACGATCAAGCGCCGGTTCTCCAACCCGCTTCTGGCCGACCTGCTGCCGTGA
- a CDS encoding ABC transporter ATP-binding protein, which yields MAKLQLENVAKSYGTVEVIKNVSLDIADGEFVVFVGPSGCGKSTLLRMIAGLEEITDGQVLIDDEVCNDLAPKERGIAMVFQTYALYPHKTVYQNMAFSLKLSRRPRQEIDERIREAARILQMEHLLDRRPSQLSGGQRQRVAIGRAIVRNPKVFLFDEPLSNLDAALRVSMRREIAKLHEELGATMIYVTHDQVEAMTLADRIVVLDGGVVQQIGAPMELYHHPSNLFVAGFIGSPRMNLVPGRVAEATGEALRIDTEEFGLVTVSSVDAGAARPGDAVTLGIRPEHTGIAPDAAGIGGATVMLVEELGDETLVELKCASGRELVAKIAPSSGMRAGDRVAVHLDPASAHLFDRTGAALSTGQHDQHTGG from the coding sequence ATGGCAAAGCTGCAACTGGAAAACGTCGCCAAATCCTACGGCACCGTCGAGGTCATCAAGAATGTCAGCCTCGACATCGCCGACGGCGAGTTCGTCGTCTTCGTCGGCCCGTCGGGATGCGGAAAGTCGACGCTGCTGCGCATGATCGCGGGGCTCGAGGAGATCACCGACGGACAGGTGCTGATCGACGACGAGGTCTGCAACGATCTGGCGCCGAAGGAACGCGGGATCGCCATGGTCTTCCAGACCTACGCGCTCTATCCGCACAAGACCGTCTACCAGAACATGGCGTTCTCGCTGAAACTGTCGCGACGGCCGCGCCAGGAGATCGACGAGCGCATTCGCGAGGCGGCCCGCATCCTGCAGATGGAGCATCTGCTCGACCGCAGGCCAAGCCAGCTTTCGGGCGGACAGCGCCAGCGGGTGGCGATCGGCCGGGCCATCGTGCGCAACCCCAAGGTGTTCCTGTTCGACGAGCCGCTGTCGAACCTCGACGCGGCCCTGCGCGTCAGCATGCGCCGCGAGATCGCCAAGCTGCACGAGGAGCTGGGGGCGACGATGATCTACGTCACGCACGACCAGGTCGAGGCGATGACGCTCGCCGACCGGATCGTCGTGCTCGACGGTGGCGTCGTCCAGCAGATCGGCGCGCCGATGGAGCTCTACCATCACCCGTCCAATCTCTTCGTCGCCGGCTTCATCGGCTCGCCGCGCATGAACCTCGTTCCCGGCCGGGTCGCCGAGGCCACCGGCGAGGCACTGCGTATCGATACCGAAGAGTTCGGCCTGGTGACCGTCTCGTCGGTCGATGCCGGCGCGGCGCGGCCGGGCGACGCCGTCACGCTGGGCATTCGTCCGGAGCATACGGGCATCGCACCGGACGCGGCGGGCATCGGCGGGGCAACGGTCATGCTCGTCGAGGAACTGGGCGATGAAACCCTTGTCGAACTCAAATGCGCGAGCGGCCGGGAACTGGTGGCCAAGATCGCACCGAGTTCGGGCATGCGGGCCGGCGATCGTGTCGCCGTGCATCTCGACCCGGCAAGCGCGCACCTGTTCGACCGCACAGGCGCGGCTTTGTCGACCGGCCAGCACGATCAGCACACGGGCGGCTGA
- a CDS encoding sugar isomerase domain-containing protein yields the protein MSLYISRLLTLAEKAAEANEEAFEAAAAALCKTLEAEGLVHLYGSGHSVLPAQETFPRYGSYVGFNPLTDPRLMWHNVLGAGGVRELLWLERTERYAEKFLDHQPLNPGDSIVIFGHSGRNASGIDTALYAKKRGMTVIAINAKANLDKPATHSSGQRLADAADIVIDTCAPIEDAIVPVEGWTRPVAGSSTVLAMMMMHELVARTAHKLGEKGVELPTFASPTIEGVTLNDTDQIYGQYRERMIRAQERHLDFFKQKMRGDA from the coding sequence ATGTCGCTATACATCAGCCGTCTGCTCACGCTCGCCGAGAAGGCCGCCGAAGCCAACGAAGAGGCCTTCGAGGCGGCGGCCGCCGCGCTGTGCAAGACGCTCGAGGCCGAGGGGCTTGTCCATCTGTACGGATCGGGACACTCGGTGCTTCCGGCGCAGGAGACGTTCCCGCGCTATGGCAGCTATGTCGGCTTCAACCCGCTCACCGATCCCCGGCTGATGTGGCACAACGTGCTGGGCGCGGGCGGCGTTCGCGAACTCCTGTGGCTCGAGCGCACCGAGCGCTACGCCGAAAAGTTCCTCGACCACCAGCCGCTCAATCCGGGCGACAGCATCGTCATCTTCGGCCACAGCGGACGGAACGCGTCGGGCATCGACACCGCGCTCTACGCCAAGAAGCGCGGCATGACCGTCATCGCGATCAACGCCAAGGCGAACCTCGACAAGCCGGCGACGCATTCGTCGGGCCAGCGCCTCGCGGATGCGGCGGACATCGTCATCGACACCTGCGCGCCGATCGAGGATGCGATCGTGCCCGTCGAGGGCTGGACGCGTCCGGTCGCCGGCTCGTCGACCGTGCTGGCGATGATGATGATGCACGAACTGGTCGCGCGCACCGCGCACAAGCTCGGCGAGAAGGGTGTCGAACTGCCGACCTTCGCCTCGCCGACGATCGAGGGCGTGACGCTGAACGACACCGACCAGATCTACGGCCAGTATCGCGAGCGGATGATCAGGGCCCAGGAGCGGCATCTGGACTTCTTCAAGCAGAAGATGCGCGGCGACGCCTGA
- a CDS encoding GntR family transcriptional regulator — translation MTLPLNMKRPDRNRPEPLWHQAEQALRTLIADGTWPDGTQLPNEAKLSEMLGVSRITIRHALRNLEESGLLRREHGRGTFVRSSTVIAGVRGLTSFTQEMAERGLVVGSRVLEMCQMPADTEISDALDIRENEPVIKIRRLRAGNNQPVGIQTAYLPAGRVAGILDISEPMLSLYDILRNRFGIVPRVAREIYRVGTVSAEDAGLLEVEAGSPAFIVRRITSDGNGPFEFTISTMRGDRYEIRSKLHL, via the coding sequence ATGACGCTTCCGCTGAACATGAAACGGCCCGACCGCAACCGGCCCGAGCCGCTCTGGCACCAGGCCGAGCAGGCGCTGCGCACGCTGATCGCGGACGGCACCTGGCCCGACGGCACCCAGCTTCCGAACGAGGCCAAGCTCAGCGAGATGCTCGGCGTCAGCCGGATCACCATCCGGCATGCCCTGCGCAATCTCGAGGAATCCGGCCTTCTCCGGCGCGAGCACGGGCGCGGCACGTTCGTGCGCAGTTCGACCGTCATCGCCGGCGTGCGCGGCCTGACGAGCTTCACCCAGGAGATGGCCGAACGCGGGCTCGTCGTCGGTTCGCGGGTGCTGGAAATGTGCCAGATGCCGGCCGACACCGAAATCAGCGACGCGCTCGACATCCGCGAGAACGAGCCCGTCATCAAGATCAGGCGGCTGCGCGCGGGCAACAACCAGCCGGTCGGCATCCAGACCGCCTATCTGCCCGCCGGCCGCGTCGCCGGGATCCTCGACATCAGCGAGCCGATGCTGTCGCTCTACGACATATTGCGAAACCGGTTCGGCATCGTCCCGCGCGTCGCACGCGAGATCTACCGCGTCGGAACCGTGTCCGCAGAGGATGCGGGCCTGCTCGAGGTGGAGGCCGGCAGCCCCGCCTTCATCGTCCGGCGCATCACCTCGGACGGGAACGGACCGTTCGAATTCACCATCTCGACGATGCGGGGGGACCGCTACGAGATCCGATCGAAACTCCACCTTTGA
- a CDS encoding ROK family protein, which yields MSAALAIDLGGTNLRAGLSRDSGEPTPLGHWRAPTDLAGFRDRIGGLIGEHAVTRLGIAIPGLAAGTKSAWVPNLPYLDGEDMTDLFPGVRVAIGNDAHMALLAEAALGAARDSDDAILLAIGTGIGSAVLADRRIVRGARGGATSFGWACVDPSDSGDEAHGWLERHASGRALDAIARQQGHGDGAALIAAARSGDADAVRSLETPAAALGTALAGAVALLGTRLVVVSGGVADSLDVLGPMIRRHLVRQLPPHLRAVAIVEGRYGAGASLVGAGLAAQGHALWTGRDG from the coding sequence ATGAGCGCGGCGCTGGCGATCGATCTCGGTGGCACCAACTTGCGCGCCGGCCTCAGCCGGGACAGCGGGGAGCCGACGCCGCTCGGCCACTGGCGCGCGCCGACCGATCTGGCAGGGTTCCGCGACCGGATCGGCGGGCTGATCGGCGAGCACGCCGTCACCCGGCTCGGCATCGCCATTCCGGGGCTCGCCGCGGGAACGAAGAGCGCCTGGGTGCCGAACCTTCCCTATCTGGACGGCGAGGACATGACCGATCTGTTCCCCGGCGTCCGGGTGGCGATCGGCAATGACGCCCACATGGCGCTGCTCGCAGAGGCGGCGCTTGGCGCGGCGCGCGACAGCGACGATGCCATCCTGCTGGCGATCGGCACGGGCATCGGGTCCGCCGTGCTCGCCGACCGGCGCATCGTGCGCGGCGCCCGCGGCGGCGCGACCTCGTTCGGCTGGGCCTGTGTCGATCCGTCGGACAGCGGCGACGAGGCGCATGGCTGGCTGGAGCGGCATGCCTCCGGCCGCGCGCTCGACGCCATCGCGCGCCAGCAGGGCCACGGCGACGGCGCGGCGCTGATCGCGGCCGCCCGATCCGGTGATGCGGACGCTGTCCGGTCGCTGGAGACGCCGGCGGCGGCGCTCGGCACCGCCCTTGCCGGTGCGGTCGCGCTGCTCGGCACGCGCCTTGTCGTGGTTTCGGGCGGCGTCGCGGACAGTCTTGACGTTCTGGGCCCGATGATCAGGCGCCATCTGGTCCGGCAGCTGCCGCCGCATCTGCGCGCGGTGGCGATCGTCGAGGGGCGCTACGGCGCGGGCGCCAGTCTGGTCGGCGCCGGTCTGGCCGCACAGGGCCATGCGCTGTGGACGGGGAGGGATGGATGA
- a CDS encoding carbohydrate ABC transporter permease, whose amino-acid sequence MTRSARRSNPVRQWRRRALGAILLLLIVLVAVVAAFPLVWMLLSSLKTPAESMQTPPVWIPSSPNFSAFGEVADVIDASRSFWNSAVIATTTTAGILVTSLMAGYAFAKYRFKGRDLLFAVLISTMFLPPIVVLIPLYRMVTYMGLNGDLFGVIVPYLANAFGIFLMRQFIAGVPDDLIDAARVDGASEIRIVFSVVAPAVVPAIAALALFAFVYHWNTYLWPLTVLQGNTDDYPIVLSLGRLLSYNRGAMNTSLVMAGATLAVLPPLVLFVFLQRFFVDSIVSTGVKG is encoded by the coding sequence ATGACCCGTTCCGCCCGACGTTCAAACCCGGTGCGGCAGTGGCGCCGCCGCGCTCTTGGCGCGATCCTGCTGCTGCTGATCGTCCTCGTCGCCGTCGTCGCCGCGTTTCCGCTGGTCTGGATGCTGCTGTCGAGCCTGAAGACGCCGGCCGAAAGCATGCAGACGCCGCCGGTCTGGATCCCGTCCTCGCCCAACTTCTCGGCCTTCGGCGAGGTCGCCGACGTGATCGATGCGTCGCGGTCGTTCTGGAACTCGGCGGTCATAGCGACGACGACCACGGCGGGCATTCTCGTGACCAGCCTGATGGCCGGCTATGCGTTCGCAAAGTATCGGTTCAAGGGCCGCGACCTTCTGTTCGCGGTCCTGATCTCCACCATGTTCCTGCCGCCGATCGTGGTGCTGATCCCGCTCTACCGCATGGTCACCTATATGGGGCTGAACGGCGATCTGTTCGGCGTCATCGTGCCCTATCTCGCCAACGCCTTCGGCATCTTCCTGATGCGGCAGTTCATTGCCGGCGTGCCGGACGATCTGATCGACGCGGCGCGCGTCGATGGCGCCTCGGAGATCAGGATCGTCTTCTCGGTGGTCGCGCCGGCGGTCGTTCCGGCGATCGCGGCGCTGGCGCTGTTCGCCTTCGTCTATCACTGGAACACCTATCTGTGGCCGCTGACCGTGCTGCAGGGCAACACCGACGACTATCCGATCGTGCTCAGCCTCGGCCGGCTGCTCAGCTACAATCGCGGCGCCATGAACACGAGCCTTGTGATGGCCGGCGCGACGCTGGCCGTGCTGCCGCCGCTCGTCCTGTTCGTCTTCCTGCAGCGCTTCTTCGTCGACAGCATCGTCAGCACGGGGGTGAAGGGATGA
- a CDS encoding carbohydrate ABC transporter permease, with translation MVSPAVALIGVFIFVPMVLTIWLSFHQWSTQTGFGTAEFVGLRNYRDIFGPISVGRDFKRAFSNTAIYTALSVVLILPLSVALGLLVYQSRVAGGNLLRTVLFSTYMVPMIAVALVWSKLYSPTEGPINQILSWVGIGPQPWLSSPDTALVSIVILNVWQQVGYFTVLAIAGLTQIPTTLYEAARIDGANPIQEFFGVTLPLLRRTLLFSAVIAVINAVQVFEPVALITQGGPANATNVLTYHIRRVGIERAQGGLGSAMAVMLMLSLIVVIILIFALARQREERT, from the coding sequence ATGGTGTCGCCAGCGGTCGCGCTGATCGGCGTGTTCATCTTCGTGCCGATGGTCCTGACGATCTGGCTTTCGTTCCACCAATGGTCGACGCAGACCGGCTTCGGGACGGCGGAGTTCGTCGGCCTGAGGAACTACAGAGACATTTTCGGGCCGATCTCGGTCGGTCGCGACTTCAAGCGGGCGTTCTCGAACACGGCCATCTACACCGCGCTGTCGGTGGTGCTGATCCTGCCGCTTTCGGTGGCGCTGGGGCTGCTTGTCTACCAGAGCCGCGTGGCCGGCGGAAACCTGCTTCGGACGGTCCTGTTCTCGACCTACATGGTGCCGATGATCGCCGTGGCGCTGGTCTGGTCGAAGCTCTATTCGCCGACCGAGGGGCCGATCAACCAGATCCTGTCGTGGGTCGGCATCGGGCCGCAGCCTTGGCTGTCCTCGCCCGATACCGCGCTGGTCTCGATCGTGATCCTGAACGTCTGGCAGCAGGTCGGCTACTTCACCGTGCTCGCCATCGCCGGTCTGACCCAGATCCCGACCACGCTCTACGAGGCCGCCAGGATCGACGGCGCCAACCCGATCCAGGAATTCTTCGGGGTCACGCTGCCCCTGCTGCGGCGGACGCTGCTGTTCTCGGCGGTGATCGCGGTGATCAACGCGGTGCAGGTGTTCGAGCCCGTCGCGCTGATCACCCAGGGCGGACCGGCCAACGCGACCAACGTTTTGACCTATCACATCCGGCGCGTGGGCATCGAGCGCGCGCAGGGCGGCCTGGGTTCGGCGATGGCCGTGATGCTGATGCTGTCGCTGATCGTCGTGATCATCCTGATCTTCGCGCTCGCCCGGCAGCGGGAGGAGCGCACATGA
- a CDS encoding ABC transporter substrate-binding protein: MNAMNKIKAAAFAATVLTPVMANAQEVELTYLTHWAPDTVALLEQAASAYTEQNPDVSISVRAVPFGDLLTTIRSGGAGGGPTIASIYDLWLPELVRDGLVTGAPEAVAGEVQSAWPEGIAAAASVDGQIYGIPNEINVYALNYNRALFEQAGISAPPATWDELKDAAAKLTGDGRQGFGMINSWAAGVVHPFASLLASNGGTLIADGEPQLDSQAALETFQLYETMIEQGYTDPAMGTADANTTGPFLDNFVSGNTGMIIMANWWESALRGGMGDAFENIATAPIPVGPSGDTARSISYSWMTVVNAGASDAEQQASWDFLAWLNGPDSGEDGASAMADILQSMGILPSRSSDVAAYEDELGRPFLEGYVSVLENARAFPVVLGGQEFSEALQQVIEQLQYGQIDAAQAQQNAQADARSILERAQR, translated from the coding sequence ATGAACGCAATGAACAAGATCAAGGCGGCCGCTTTTGCCGCCACTGTGCTGACGCCCGTCATGGCGAACGCGCAGGAGGTCGAGCTGACCTATCTGACCCACTGGGCGCCCGACACGGTGGCGCTCCTCGAACAGGCCGCAAGCGCCTACACCGAGCAGAACCCCGACGTATCGATCTCGGTGCGGGCCGTCCCGTTCGGGGACCTCCTGACGACGATCCGTTCGGGCGGCGCCGGCGGCGGCCCGACGATCGCCAGCATCTACGATCTGTGGCTGCCCGAACTGGTGCGCGACGGGCTGGTGACGGGCGCGCCCGAAGCTGTCGCCGGCGAGGTGCAATCCGCCTGGCCCGAAGGCATCGCGGCGGCGGCCAGCGTCGACGGCCAGATCTACGGGATTCCCAACGAGATCAACGTCTACGCGCTGAACTACAACAGGGCACTGTTCGAGCAGGCCGGCATCTCCGCGCCCCCGGCGACCTGGGACGAACTGAAGGACGCGGCGGCGAAACTGACCGGCGACGGCCGTCAGGGGTTCGGCATGATCAACTCGTGGGCGGCGGGCGTCGTGCATCCGTTCGCCTCGCTTCTGGCTTCCAACGGCGGCACTCTGATCGCCGATGGTGAACCGCAACTCGACAGCCAGGCGGCGCTCGAAACCTTCCAGCTCTACGAGACGATGATCGAGCAGGGCTACACGGACCCGGCCATGGGCACGGCCGACGCCAACACGACCGGCCCGTTTCTCGACAATTTCGTCTCCGGAAACACCGGCATGATCATCATGGCGAACTGGTGGGAGAGCGCGCTCCGGGGCGGCATGGGCGATGCCTTCGAGAACATTGCCACGGCCCCGATCCCGGTCGGCCCGAGCGGCGACACCGCCCGTTCGATCTCCTATTCGTGGATGACCGTGGTCAATGCGGGGGCGAGCGATGCCGAGCAGCAGGCATCGTGGGATTTCCTCGCCTGGCTGAATGGCCCGGACTCGGGTGAGGATGGCGCGTCGGCGATGGCCGACATCCTGCAGTCGATGGGTATCCTGCCCTCGCGTTCGTCGGACGTGGCGGCATATGAGGACGAGCTCGGCCGGCCGTTCTTGGAGGGCTACGTGTCGGTCCTCGAAAACGCGCGGGCCTTCCCGGTCGTGCTCGGCGGACAGGAATTCTCCGAGGCGCTGCAGCAGGTGATCGAGCAGCTGCAGTACGGGCAGATCGATGCCGCGCAGGCGCAGCAGAACGCCCAGGCCGACGCCCGGTCGATCCTGGAGCGCGCGCAGCGCTGA
- the nagA gene encoding N-acetylglucosamine-6-phosphate deacetylase has protein sequence MSAIEGRVLTPDGFRDARVHIEAGRIARIEETGAIASDRLILPGFIDLHCHGGGGADVMEAGDAPRRVAASHARTGTTAFLATTMTAPLDDIEAALAAIEAAAEEPAGDEAAIVGVHLEGPFISRDRLGAQPDFVIDGDIALIERLMKIARIRVLTCAPEADPDGAMTRWLADRGVRVQLGHSSCDYETASACFHSGRHGVTHMFNAMSPLHHRAPGIVGAALAHARHAEIIPDLLHVHPGAIRAALRAIPHLYAVTDATPAAGMPDGDYRLGTQQVRKCGNGVRLADGTLAGSSLTMLQALRNLVEIGLSVEEASQRTSTIAADYLGLEDRGRIVAGAVADLVVLDASLDLREVIMRGRPIGGS, from the coding sequence ATGTCGGCAATCGAGGGTCGGGTCCTGACGCCTGACGGCTTCCGCGACGCCCGCGTCCACATCGAAGCCGGCCGCATCGCGCGGATCGAGGAGACGGGGGCGATCGCGTCCGACCGGCTGATCCTGCCCGGCTTCATCGATCTGCACTGCCATGGCGGCGGCGGCGCCGACGTGATGGAGGCCGGCGACGCGCCAAGGCGCGTGGCCGCAAGCCACGCCCGCACCGGCACCACGGCGTTTCTTGCCACGACGATGACCGCGCCCCTTGACGATATCGAGGCTGCCCTTGCCGCGATCGAGGCTGCGGCGGAAGAGCCCGCCGGCGACGAGGCCGCGATCGTCGGCGTGCATCTCGAGGGACCGTTCATCAGTCGCGACAGGCTCGGCGCCCAGCCCGACTTCGTGATCGACGGCGACATCGCGCTGATCGAACGCCTGATGAAGATCGCGCGCATACGCGTGCTGACATGCGCCCCCGAAGCCGACCCGGACGGGGCGATGACGCGCTGGCTTGCCGATCGGGGCGTGCGCGTGCAGCTCGGCCATTCCTCGTGCGACTACGAGACCGCCAGCGCCTGCTTTCACAGCGGTCGCCATGGCGTCACCCACATGTTCAACGCCATGTCGCCGCTGCACCATCGCGCGCCAGGCATCGTCGGCGCGGCGCTCGCCCATGCCCGGCACGCCGAGATCATTCCGGATCTTCTCCACGTCCATCCGGGCGCGATCCGTGCGGCGCTGCGTGCCATCCCGCATCTTTACGCGGTCACCGACGCGACACCGGCCGCCGGCATGCCCGATGGCGATTACCGGCTGGGCACGCAGCAGGTCAGGAAATGCGGAAACGGCGTGCGTTTGGCCGACGGAACGCTCGCCGGGTCCAGCCTGACGATGCTGCAGGCCCTGCGCAATCTGGTCGAGATCGGCTTGTCCGTCGAGGAGGCCTCGCAACGGACCTCGACCATCGCCGCCGACTATCTGGGGCTCGAGGATCGCGGCCGGATCGTCGCGGGCGCGGTGGCCGATCTGGTCGTGCTCGACGCCTCGCTCGACCTCCGGGAGGTCATCATGCGCGGGCGCCCCATCGGCGGCAGTTGA
- a CDS encoding formimidoylglutamate deiminase has translation MTNEHGIWARRALLRDGWANDVRIVCDETGAIGSVETGVATASSGDHIADTILPAPSNLHSHTFQRAMAGLAEQRGAGRADSFWSWRETMYRFVAALTPDDIEAVAALAFMEMLEAGFAGVGEFHYLHHDRDGGLYADPAETAGRIVAAAQRTGIGLTLLPVLYQRGGCDGRPLAGGQLRFGNDIDRFADVWQASARHVTRLPGDARIGVAPHSLRAVDADGLNAALALAPDGPIHIHLAEQTAEVDEVRADLGARPAAWLLANHPVDDRWCLIHATHLDDGELAGIAGSGAVAGLCPVTEANLGDGIFRGEAFVRQGGRFGVGTDSNVAISLAGELRMLEYSQRLALQRRAVLAEEGGATGRWLWQAACSGGAQALGRASGAIAAGLCADLVEIDTADYRFSGRDGDDLVDTWVFAAPDRCGVRNVWSAGRHVVRDGRHIARDAVVGAYVGRDLAARV, from the coding sequence ATGACGAACGAGCACGGGATCTGGGCGCGCAGGGCGCTGCTTCGTGACGGATGGGCCAACGATGTGCGGATCGTCTGCGACGAGACCGGCGCCATCGGGTCGGTCGAGACCGGCGTCGCCACAGCCTCATCGGGCGACCATATCGCCGACACGATACTGCCGGCGCCTTCAAACCTGCACAGCCACACTTTCCAGCGCGCGATGGCCGGCCTTGCCGAGCAGCGGGGGGCGGGGCGCGCCGACAGCTTCTGGAGCTGGCGCGAGACGATGTATCGATTCGTCGCCGCGCTGACCCCGGACGACATCGAGGCGGTCGCCGCGCTCGCCTTCATGGAGATGCTGGAGGCGGGTTTTGCGGGCGTCGGCGAATTCCACTACCTGCATCATGACCGCGACGGCGGCCTCTATGCCGATCCCGCCGAAACCGCCGGACGCATCGTTGCGGCCGCGCAGCGCACGGGGATCGGGCTGACGCTGCTGCCGGTCCTGTACCAGCGGGGCGGCTGCGACGGACGGCCGCTCGCGGGCGGGCAGTTGCGCTTCGGCAACGATATCGATCGCTTTGCGGACGTGTGGCAGGCATCGGCCCGTCACGTCACGCGGCTGCCCGGCGATGCCCGCATCGGCGTCGCGCCCCATTCGCTGCGGGCGGTCGACGCGGACGGTCTGAACGCGGCCCTCGCGCTGGCGCCGGACGGGCCGATCCATATCCACCTCGCCGAGCAGACGGCCGAAGTGGACGAGGTCAGGGCCGATCTCGGCGCGCGCCCGGCGGCGTGGCTGCTCGCCAATCACCCGGTGGACGACCGCTGGTGCCTGATCCATGCGACGCATCTCGATGACGGCGAACTTGCCGGCATCGCCGGCTCGGGGGCCGTGGCCGGCCTTTGCCCCGTCACCGAGGCCAATCTGGGCGACGGCATCTTCCGCGGCGAGGCGTTCGTGCGGCAGGGCGGGCGGTTCGGTGTCGGCACCGATTCCAACGTCGCGATCTCGCTGGCCGGCGAACTGCGAATGCTCGAATACTCCCAGCGCCTGGCGCTGCAACGCCGTGCGGTTCTCGCCGAGGAAGGCGGGGCGACGGGCCGATGGCTGTGGCAGGCGGCGTGCAGCGGCGGGGCACAGGCGCTCGGCCGGGCCTCCGGCGCCATCGCTGCCGGCCTTTGCGCGGACCTTGTCGAGATCGACACCGCCGACTACCGGTTCTCGGGACGCGACGGGGACGATCTCGTCGATACATGGGTCTTCGCCGCGCCCGACCGGTGCGGGGTGCGCAACGTCTGGTCGGCCGGCCGGCACGTCGTTCGGGACGGCCGCCACATTGCGCGCGACGCGGTGGTCGGCGCCTATGTCGGACGCGATCTGGCGGCGCGGGTCTGA